One window of the Pararge aegeria chromosome 22, ilParAegt1.1, whole genome shotgun sequence genome contains the following:
- the LOC120633632 gene encoding mothers against decapentaplegic homolog 4 isoform X3 yields MNTTAPTSADACLSIVHSLMCHRQGGESEGFSKRAIESLVKKLKEKRDELDSLITAITTNGAHPSKCVTIQRTLDGRLQVAGRKGFPHVIYARIWRWPDLHKNELKHVKFCQFAFDLKCDSVCVNPYHYERVVSPGIDLSGLTLQSGPSRLVKDEYTAGLSGNGMDMDTGELVTIQHHATSPRHHHSNIQHHHQQFQTTNIIINQGQTPDGVANMFSAHGPRPIRPGAPLVPSQMVHSPGAMINHQTNQMPGTPQMGPGTPQMGPGTPQMGPGTPQMGPGTPQMGPGTPQMGPGPPQMGQGTPQMGTNVPQMASPRMASAPTQMSPGTPQMPNISQGMSIPSPQQMAMAQQRAILAPKLEPPDTMDARAMWLPKRMNHFSMSPGATTPLLDGSNNTFFTSEQTTADTQMTQTLPAGSVAVSAVSASPVTAVAAMPTEPQQNGFPAVSPAPQQSPLPHRTQHQQGTWTGNNTLTYTQSLAPPPAAPPVPVDAPAHHHHYYNGNPGGLLSSQPAPEYWCSVAYFELDTQVGETFKVPSSRPNVTVDGYVDPSGGNRFCLGALSNVHRTEQSERARLHIGKGVQLDLRGEGDVWLRCLSDHSVFVQSYYLDREAGRAPGDAVHKIYPSACIKVFDLRQCHRQMQTQARTAQAAAAAQAAAVAGHIQPAHPGMNKCLSAAAGIGVDDLRRLCIVRLSFVKGWGPDYPRTSIKETPCWVEVHLHRALQLLDEVLHTMPIDGPRTSIE; encoded by the exons ATGAACACAACAGCACCAACTTCGGCAGATGCCTGCCTTAGTATAGTGCACTCCCTGATGTGCCACAGGCAAGGGGGTGAGAGTGAAGGCTTCTCAAAGAGAGCAATTGAGTCACTAGTCAAGAAGTTGAAGGAAAAGCGAGATGAACTGGATTCTTTGATCACAGCTATCACAACAAATGGTGCTCATCCAAGCAAATGTGTTACAATACAACGCACATTAGATGGTCGTTTACAG GTAGCAGGACGAAAAGGTTTCCCACATGTGATCTACGCTCGAATATGGCGCTGGCCAGATCTACATAAAAATGAGTTGAAACATGTCAAGTTCTGCCAGTTTGCCTTTGACCTGAAGTGTGACTCGGTTTGCGTCAACCCTTATCACTACGAGAGAGTTGTGTCTCCAGGTATTG ATCTTTCCGGGCTCACACTACAGTCGGGGCCTAGCAGATTAGTCAAAGATGAGTATACGGCAGGCCTCAGTGGAAACGGCATGGATATGGACACAGGCGAGCTCGTTACCATACAGCACCATGCTACCAGCCCAAGGCATCACCACTCCAACATTCAACACCATCATCAGCAATTCCAAACGACAAATATCATTATAAATCAAGGGCAAA cgCCAGATGGCGTTGCGAATATGTTTTCCGCACACGGACCACGGCCGATCCGACCGGGAGCGCCTTTGGTGCCGTCGCAAATGGTGCACTCGCCTGGCGCGATGATAAACCATCAAACGAACCAGATGCCGGGCACACCGCAAATGGGGCCAGGCACACCGCAAATGGGACCGGGGACACCGCAGATGGGTCCCGGAACACCACAAATGGGCCCGGGGACACCGCAGATGGGGCCGGGGACACCGCAAATGGGGCCAGGGCCACCTCAAATGGGGCAGGGAACTCCGCAGATGGGGACGAACGTGCCACAGATGGCGTCGCCTAGAATGGCCTCAGCTCCTACACAGATGTCTCCTGGAACGCCTCAGATGCCGAACATAAGCCAGGGCATGTCGATACCGAGTCCTCAACAAATGGCGATGGCACAGCAGAGAGCTATATTAGCGCCGAAATTAGAACCGCCTGATACTATGGACGCGCGTGCGATGTGGCTGCCCAAAAGAATGAACCATT TCAGTATGTCACCCGGTGCAACAACGCCGTTGCTTGACGGATCGAACAACACTTTCTTTACCTCCGAGCAGACCACAGCTGACACACAAATGACTCAAACTTTACCAG CGGGATCAGTAGCTGTATCAGCGGTGTCAGCGTCGCCAGTGACCGCAGTAGCGGCAATGCCTACTGAGCCTCAGCAGAACGGCTTCCCCGCTGTTAGTCCTGCCCCACAGCAGAGTCCATTACCGCATCGCACTCAGCATCAGCAGG GTACATGGACGGGTAACAACACATTAACATACACGCAGAGTCTGGCGCCCCCACCAGCGGCCCCGCCCGTACCCGTAGATGCGCCCgcgcatcatcatcattatt ATAATGGCAATCCCGGTGGGTTACTATCAAGTCAACCCGCCCCTGAATACTGGTGTTCCGTGGCGTACTTCGAGCTGGACACTCAAGTGGGCGAAACCTTCAAAGTTCCCTCCAGTAGGCCCAATGTTACT GTTGACGGCTACGTTGATCCCTCTGGAGGAAACCGATTTTGTTTAGGAGCTCTAAGTAATGTCCATAGGACAGAACAGAGTGAGAGAGCTAG GCTTCACATTGGCAAAGGCGTCCAGTTAGATCTACGCGGCGAGGGCGATGTTTGGCTCCGATGCCTTTCGGATCACTCAGTGTTCGTGCAGTCTTATTACCTCGACCGGGAGGCAGGCAGAGCTCCAGGGGACGCTGTGCACAAGATATATCCTTCTGCTTGCATTAAG GTGTTCGACCTGCGACAGTGTCACCGTCAAATGCAAACACAGGCGCGCACCGCTCAAGCCGCCGCCGCCGCACAAGCCGCCGCCGTCGCAGGCCACATACAACCCGCACATCCCGGCATGAACAAAT GTCTATCAGCCGCGGCCGGTATCGGCGTGGATGACCTACGACGGCTCTGCATTGTGCGTTTGTCCTTCGTGAAGGGCTGGGGCCCGGACTACCCTCGCACTTCCATCAAAGAGACACCCTGCTGGGTCGAAGTACATTTGCACAG AGCGCTGCAACTTCTCGACGAGGTATTGCACACGATGCCGATCGACGGTCCGCGGACAAGCATCGAGTAG
- the LOC120633632 gene encoding mothers against decapentaplegic homolog 4 isoform X2, producing the protein MNTTAPTSADACLSIVHSLMCHRQGGESEGFSKRAIESLVKKLKEKRDELDSLITAITTNGAHPSKCVTIQRTLDGRLQVAGRKGFPHVIYARIWRWPDLHKNELKHVKFCQFAFDLKCDSVCVNPYHYERVVSPDLSGLTLQSGPSRLVKDEYTAGLSGNGMDMDTGELVTIQHHATSPRHHHSNIQHHHQQFQTTNIIINQGQTPDGVANMFSAHGPRPIRPGAPLVPSQMVHSPGAMINHQTNQMPGTPQMGPGTPQMGPGTPQMGPGTPQMGPGTPQMGPGTPQMGPGPPQMGQGTPQMGTNVPQMASPRMASAPTQMSPGTPQMPNISQGMSIPSPQQMAMAQQRAILAPKLEPPDTMDARAMWLPKRMNHSAMPVSMSPGATTPLLDGSNNTFFTSEQTTADTQMTQTLPAGSVAVSAVSASPVTAVAAMPTEPQQNGFPAVSPAPQQSPLPHRTQHQQGTWTGNNTLTYTQSLAPPPAAPPVPVDAPAHHHHYYNGNPGGLLSSQPAPEYWCSVAYFELDTQVGETFKVPSSRPNVTVDGYVDPSGGNRFCLGALSNVHRTEQSERARLHIGKGVQLDLRGEGDVWLRCLSDHSVFVQSYYLDREAGRAPGDAVHKIYPSACIKVFDLRQCHRQMQTQARTAQAAAAAQAAAVAGHIQPAHPGMNKCLSAAAGIGVDDLRRLCIVRLSFVKGWGPDYPRTSIKETPCWVEVHLHRALQLLDEVLHTMPIDGPRTSIE; encoded by the exons ATGAACACAACAGCACCAACTTCGGCAGATGCCTGCCTTAGTATAGTGCACTCCCTGATGTGCCACAGGCAAGGGGGTGAGAGTGAAGGCTTCTCAAAGAGAGCAATTGAGTCACTAGTCAAGAAGTTGAAGGAAAAGCGAGATGAACTGGATTCTTTGATCACAGCTATCACAACAAATGGTGCTCATCCAAGCAAATGTGTTACAATACAACGCACATTAGATGGTCGTTTACAG GTAGCAGGACGAAAAGGTTTCCCACATGTGATCTACGCTCGAATATGGCGCTGGCCAGATCTACATAAAAATGAGTTGAAACATGTCAAGTTCTGCCAGTTTGCCTTTGACCTGAAGTGTGACTCGGTTTGCGTCAACCCTTATCACTACGAGAGAGTTGTGTCTCCAG ATCTTTCCGGGCTCACACTACAGTCGGGGCCTAGCAGATTAGTCAAAGATGAGTATACGGCAGGCCTCAGTGGAAACGGCATGGATATGGACACAGGCGAGCTCGTTACCATACAGCACCATGCTACCAGCCCAAGGCATCACCACTCCAACATTCAACACCATCATCAGCAATTCCAAACGACAAATATCATTATAAATCAAGGGCAAA cgCCAGATGGCGTTGCGAATATGTTTTCCGCACACGGACCACGGCCGATCCGACCGGGAGCGCCTTTGGTGCCGTCGCAAATGGTGCACTCGCCTGGCGCGATGATAAACCATCAAACGAACCAGATGCCGGGCACACCGCAAATGGGGCCAGGCACACCGCAAATGGGACCGGGGACACCGCAGATGGGTCCCGGAACACCACAAATGGGCCCGGGGACACCGCAGATGGGGCCGGGGACACCGCAAATGGGGCCAGGGCCACCTCAAATGGGGCAGGGAACTCCGCAGATGGGGACGAACGTGCCACAGATGGCGTCGCCTAGAATGGCCTCAGCTCCTACACAGATGTCTCCTGGAACGCCTCAGATGCCGAACATAAGCCAGGGCATGTCGATACCGAGTCCTCAACAAATGGCGATGGCACAGCAGAGAGCTATATTAGCGCCGAAATTAGAACCGCCTGATACTATGGACGCGCGTGCGATGTGGCTGCCCAAAAGAATGAACCATT CTGCCATGCCAGTCAGTATGTCACCCGGTGCAACAACGCCGTTGCTTGACGGATCGAACAACACTTTCTTTACCTCCGAGCAGACCACAGCTGACACACAAATGACTCAAACTTTACCAG CGGGATCAGTAGCTGTATCAGCGGTGTCAGCGTCGCCAGTGACCGCAGTAGCGGCAATGCCTACTGAGCCTCAGCAGAACGGCTTCCCCGCTGTTAGTCCTGCCCCACAGCAGAGTCCATTACCGCATCGCACTCAGCATCAGCAGG GTACATGGACGGGTAACAACACATTAACATACACGCAGAGTCTGGCGCCCCCACCAGCGGCCCCGCCCGTACCCGTAGATGCGCCCgcgcatcatcatcattatt ATAATGGCAATCCCGGTGGGTTACTATCAAGTCAACCCGCCCCTGAATACTGGTGTTCCGTGGCGTACTTCGAGCTGGACACTCAAGTGGGCGAAACCTTCAAAGTTCCCTCCAGTAGGCCCAATGTTACT GTTGACGGCTACGTTGATCCCTCTGGAGGAAACCGATTTTGTTTAGGAGCTCTAAGTAATGTCCATAGGACAGAACAGAGTGAGAGAGCTAG GCTTCACATTGGCAAAGGCGTCCAGTTAGATCTACGCGGCGAGGGCGATGTTTGGCTCCGATGCCTTTCGGATCACTCAGTGTTCGTGCAGTCTTATTACCTCGACCGGGAGGCAGGCAGAGCTCCAGGGGACGCTGTGCACAAGATATATCCTTCTGCTTGCATTAAG GTGTTCGACCTGCGACAGTGTCACCGTCAAATGCAAACACAGGCGCGCACCGCTCAAGCCGCCGCCGCCGCACAAGCCGCCGCCGTCGCAGGCCACATACAACCCGCACATCCCGGCATGAACAAAT GTCTATCAGCCGCGGCCGGTATCGGCGTGGATGACCTACGACGGCTCTGCATTGTGCGTTTGTCCTTCGTGAAGGGCTGGGGCCCGGACTACCCTCGCACTTCCATCAAAGAGACACCCTGCTGGGTCGAAGTACATTTGCACAG AGCGCTGCAACTTCTCGACGAGGTATTGCACACGATGCCGATCGACGGTCCGCGGACAAGCATCGAGTAG
- the LOC120633632 gene encoding mothers against decapentaplegic homolog 4 isoform X1, protein MNTTAPTSADACLSIVHSLMCHRQGGESEGFSKRAIESLVKKLKEKRDELDSLITAITTNGAHPSKCVTIQRTLDGRLQVAGRKGFPHVIYARIWRWPDLHKNELKHVKFCQFAFDLKCDSVCVNPYHYERVVSPGIDLSGLTLQSGPSRLVKDEYTAGLSGNGMDMDTGELVTIQHHATSPRHHHSNIQHHHQQFQTTNIIINQGQTPDGVANMFSAHGPRPIRPGAPLVPSQMVHSPGAMINHQTNQMPGTPQMGPGTPQMGPGTPQMGPGTPQMGPGTPQMGPGTPQMGPGPPQMGQGTPQMGTNVPQMASPRMASAPTQMSPGTPQMPNISQGMSIPSPQQMAMAQQRAILAPKLEPPDTMDARAMWLPKRMNHSAMPVSMSPGATTPLLDGSNNTFFTSEQTTADTQMTQTLPAGSVAVSAVSASPVTAVAAMPTEPQQNGFPAVSPAPQQSPLPHRTQHQQGTWTGNNTLTYTQSLAPPPAAPPVPVDAPAHHHHYYNGNPGGLLSSQPAPEYWCSVAYFELDTQVGETFKVPSSRPNVTVDGYVDPSGGNRFCLGALSNVHRTEQSERARLHIGKGVQLDLRGEGDVWLRCLSDHSVFVQSYYLDREAGRAPGDAVHKIYPSACIKVFDLRQCHRQMQTQARTAQAAAAAQAAAVAGHIQPAHPGMNKCLSAAAGIGVDDLRRLCIVRLSFVKGWGPDYPRTSIKETPCWVEVHLHRALQLLDEVLHTMPIDGPRTSIE, encoded by the exons ATGAACACAACAGCACCAACTTCGGCAGATGCCTGCCTTAGTATAGTGCACTCCCTGATGTGCCACAGGCAAGGGGGTGAGAGTGAAGGCTTCTCAAAGAGAGCAATTGAGTCACTAGTCAAGAAGTTGAAGGAAAAGCGAGATGAACTGGATTCTTTGATCACAGCTATCACAACAAATGGTGCTCATCCAAGCAAATGTGTTACAATACAACGCACATTAGATGGTCGTTTACAG GTAGCAGGACGAAAAGGTTTCCCACATGTGATCTACGCTCGAATATGGCGCTGGCCAGATCTACATAAAAATGAGTTGAAACATGTCAAGTTCTGCCAGTTTGCCTTTGACCTGAAGTGTGACTCGGTTTGCGTCAACCCTTATCACTACGAGAGAGTTGTGTCTCCAGGTATTG ATCTTTCCGGGCTCACACTACAGTCGGGGCCTAGCAGATTAGTCAAAGATGAGTATACGGCAGGCCTCAGTGGAAACGGCATGGATATGGACACAGGCGAGCTCGTTACCATACAGCACCATGCTACCAGCCCAAGGCATCACCACTCCAACATTCAACACCATCATCAGCAATTCCAAACGACAAATATCATTATAAATCAAGGGCAAA cgCCAGATGGCGTTGCGAATATGTTTTCCGCACACGGACCACGGCCGATCCGACCGGGAGCGCCTTTGGTGCCGTCGCAAATGGTGCACTCGCCTGGCGCGATGATAAACCATCAAACGAACCAGATGCCGGGCACACCGCAAATGGGGCCAGGCACACCGCAAATGGGACCGGGGACACCGCAGATGGGTCCCGGAACACCACAAATGGGCCCGGGGACACCGCAGATGGGGCCGGGGACACCGCAAATGGGGCCAGGGCCACCTCAAATGGGGCAGGGAACTCCGCAGATGGGGACGAACGTGCCACAGATGGCGTCGCCTAGAATGGCCTCAGCTCCTACACAGATGTCTCCTGGAACGCCTCAGATGCCGAACATAAGCCAGGGCATGTCGATACCGAGTCCTCAACAAATGGCGATGGCACAGCAGAGAGCTATATTAGCGCCGAAATTAGAACCGCCTGATACTATGGACGCGCGTGCGATGTGGCTGCCCAAAAGAATGAACCATT CTGCCATGCCAGTCAGTATGTCACCCGGTGCAACAACGCCGTTGCTTGACGGATCGAACAACACTTTCTTTACCTCCGAGCAGACCACAGCTGACACACAAATGACTCAAACTTTACCAG CGGGATCAGTAGCTGTATCAGCGGTGTCAGCGTCGCCAGTGACCGCAGTAGCGGCAATGCCTACTGAGCCTCAGCAGAACGGCTTCCCCGCTGTTAGTCCTGCCCCACAGCAGAGTCCATTACCGCATCGCACTCAGCATCAGCAGG GTACATGGACGGGTAACAACACATTAACATACACGCAGAGTCTGGCGCCCCCACCAGCGGCCCCGCCCGTACCCGTAGATGCGCCCgcgcatcatcatcattatt ATAATGGCAATCCCGGTGGGTTACTATCAAGTCAACCCGCCCCTGAATACTGGTGTTCCGTGGCGTACTTCGAGCTGGACACTCAAGTGGGCGAAACCTTCAAAGTTCCCTCCAGTAGGCCCAATGTTACT GTTGACGGCTACGTTGATCCCTCTGGAGGAAACCGATTTTGTTTAGGAGCTCTAAGTAATGTCCATAGGACAGAACAGAGTGAGAGAGCTAG GCTTCACATTGGCAAAGGCGTCCAGTTAGATCTACGCGGCGAGGGCGATGTTTGGCTCCGATGCCTTTCGGATCACTCAGTGTTCGTGCAGTCTTATTACCTCGACCGGGAGGCAGGCAGAGCTCCAGGGGACGCTGTGCACAAGATATATCCTTCTGCTTGCATTAAG GTGTTCGACCTGCGACAGTGTCACCGTCAAATGCAAACACAGGCGCGCACCGCTCAAGCCGCCGCCGCCGCACAAGCCGCCGCCGTCGCAGGCCACATACAACCCGCACATCCCGGCATGAACAAAT GTCTATCAGCCGCGGCCGGTATCGGCGTGGATGACCTACGACGGCTCTGCATTGTGCGTTTGTCCTTCGTGAAGGGCTGGGGCCCGGACTACCCTCGCACTTCCATCAAAGAGACACCCTGCTGGGTCGAAGTACATTTGCACAG AGCGCTGCAACTTCTCGACGAGGTATTGCACACGATGCCGATCGACGGTCCGCGGACAAGCATCGAGTAG